Proteins found in one Bordetella genomosp. 9 genomic segment:
- the ptsP gene encoding phosphoenolpyruvate--protein phosphotransferase: MYGQGVARGYAIGRAVVMGAAALEVAHYRIAPEQVQAECERLTAALEAAQADLLQMADTLPDDAPRELGAMLNVHRLLLGDPLLAEQALLLIKERHYNAEWALTTQGQLLGEQFDAMEDEYLRERGADVRQVIERVLHVLAGTSGIRDPRELDGDDPLVVVAHDISPADMLRLRGGRFLAFVTDLGGATSHTAIVARSMGVPAVVALGNVRELVRDGDMLIVDGATGAVIVNPSPIVLDEYRERQRAFASERAELALLRHEPSITLDGIGIVLHANIELPEEAEAALAAGADGIGLFRSEFLFMGRGADLPGEEEQYQAYSSVLKVMAGRPVTIRTLDIGADKALDDEATVATNPALGLRAIRYCLAHPEMFGTQLRAILRASAHGPVRLLIPMIAHMHEVEATRMALDAARRELDARGQPYAAHIELGAMVEVPAIAIAIEPFAQALDFLSIGTNDLIQYTLAIDRGDGLVAPLYDPLHPAVLRLVAHTINAGERAGKPVAVCGEMAGDANMTRLLLGLGLTEFSMHSQQLLDVKREVRRAHSNALRVKLAAALNRALPVDLATLNQV, encoded by the coding sequence CTGTACGGGCAGGGCGTGGCACGCGGTTATGCCATCGGCCGGGCCGTGGTCATGGGCGCGGCGGCACTGGAAGTCGCGCACTACCGGATCGCGCCCGAACAGGTACAGGCCGAGTGCGAGCGCCTGACCGCCGCGCTGGAGGCCGCGCAGGCCGACCTGCTGCAGATGGCGGACACGCTGCCCGACGATGCGCCGCGTGAACTCGGCGCCATGCTCAATGTGCACCGTCTGCTGCTGGGCGATCCGCTGCTGGCCGAACAGGCGCTGCTGTTGATCAAGGAACGCCACTACAACGCGGAATGGGCCCTGACCACGCAAGGCCAGTTGCTGGGCGAGCAGTTCGACGCGATGGAAGACGAATACCTGCGCGAACGCGGCGCCGATGTGCGCCAGGTGATCGAGCGGGTACTGCATGTGTTGGCCGGCACGTCGGGCATACGCGATCCCCGCGAGCTGGACGGCGACGATCCGCTGGTCGTGGTCGCGCATGATATCTCGCCCGCCGACATGCTGCGGCTGCGCGGCGGACGCTTCCTGGCCTTCGTCACGGACCTGGGCGGGGCGACGTCCCACACCGCGATCGTGGCGCGCAGCATGGGCGTGCCGGCGGTGGTGGCGCTGGGCAATGTGCGCGAGCTGGTGCGCGACGGCGACATGCTGATCGTGGACGGCGCGACCGGCGCGGTGATCGTGAATCCGTCGCCCATCGTGCTGGACGAGTACCGCGAGCGGCAGCGCGCTTTCGCCAGCGAACGGGCGGAACTGGCCCTGTTGCGCCATGAGCCTTCCATCACCCTGGACGGCATCGGCATCGTGCTGCATGCCAATATCGAATTACCCGAAGAAGCGGAAGCCGCGCTGGCCGCCGGCGCCGACGGCATAGGCCTGTTCCGCAGCGAATTCCTGTTCATGGGTCGCGGGGCCGACCTGCCGGGCGAAGAAGAGCAATACCAGGCATATTCGTCCGTGCTCAAGGTCATGGCGGGGCGGCCCGTCACCATCCGCACGCTGGACATCGGCGCGGACAAGGCCCTGGATGACGAGGCCACCGTCGCCACCAATCCCGCGCTGGGCTTGCGCGCGATCCGCTATTGCCTGGCGCATCCGGAAATGTTCGGGACGCAGCTGCGCGCCATCCTGCGGGCGTCCGCCCATGGGCCGGTGCGGCTGCTGATTCCCATGATCGCGCACATGCACGAGGTCGAGGCCACCCGCATGGCGCTGGACGCGGCGCGCCGCGAGCTGGACGCGCGCGGACAGCCGTATGCCGCCCATATCGAACTGGGCGCGATGGTGGAAGTGCCCGCCATCGCGATCGCCATCGAGCCTTTCGCCCAGGCCCTGGATTTCCTGTCCATCGGCACCAACGACCTGATCCAGTACACCCTGGCGATCGATCGGGGCGACGGCCTGGTCGCGCCTTTGTACGATCCGCTGCATCCTGCCGTGCTGCGGCTGGTGGCGCATACGATCAATGCCGGCGAGCGTGCCGGCAAGCCCGTGGCGGTGTGCGGCGAAATGGCCGGCGATGCCAACATGACCCGCCTGCTGCTGGGCCTGGGCCTGACGGAATTCTCCATGCATTCCCAGCAGCTGCTGGATGTGAAGCGAGAAGTGCGCCGTGCGCATTCGAATGCCTTGCGCGTCAAGCTGGCCGCGGCGCTGAACCGGGCCTTGCCCGTCGATCTGGCGACGCTGAACCAGGTGTGA